From Quercus lobata isolate SW786 chromosome 11, ValleyOak3.0 Primary Assembly, whole genome shotgun sequence:
GCCATCCACAGCAATTAAAACagctttttagttattttataactccaaataaataaaaacaccgCCATAGGAATGttgctaaatttaaaatattttatcaatttgtTACAATGAGCTTTTAGGAGTAGCACCTCGATGTAACATGTTACtacaaatattaaattatttttttctttcttctcttgttATTAAATTAGTTTCTTATTCTTTCCGGTTTGTCCATGTATAgtgtttattatatttgtttgtttatattattttaatgtgttatttgttaaaataaaatatttaatattaaatgtattgtaaagtgagttattaaaatataattgaagaTGCGCGCAATCAAAGTTTATCCTTACAATTTTGTCAATTTCAGCATATTCGTCGGGATGGTAATAAGTTGACACATGTGACATGCTCTAGTTAGGAGAGCAGTTTCATCCGCAGATTATAATGTATGGGTAGAAGATTTACCTAGTGAGTGGAAATTGTATTTCAATCTAATTTACCTTAATAATATTAACTTaccattttcttaaaaaaaaaaaatgagttgttaaaataaataaagtaagtttttgaaattttttttttccttttaagacAAATGcttgtatatacatatatatatatatatatatatatgggtccTGTTAATGTGTACCTTAAAGGCAcatattaatttctatttttagaaaaaaaaattttgaaaattaaaaaagctcactttttcaatttttaagaaaatattttcaaaaatgaaaattaaggaTTAGtaaaatcttatatatatatatatatattagacaaaTGCTTATAAATATCTGCCACAACAGTccatttttagtatttaatGCTAGTGCCTAATTTGTACCACTGTACCAGTGGTGGAGTCAGTAAATCAAATCTCTATGGACCCCACGCGGATTGCCTAAGCTAAAATATAAAGAGTGAGTGAGTGACAATCAAACACGGTCTTTTTCATGGTTGGTTATCGAGTTCAGAGGTCTCTCATGGCTTCTCTTTGGATTCATAGTATTATTTTGCTTGTTCTTGCGTTGCAACTACAGCCTTTGGTCCATGTTGCACTTGCTTCAACTAATgtgagttttgagttttcttaaattatatatggCGGTTATTCTGTTTGTTCCTCGATTCAGTTTCTTTGATCAATTTGTTTGGtgggtttgtttttttatttggtcttGGCAGGTTCACATTGTGTATATGGGAGAGAGACAGCATGATGAACCTGAACTCGTTCAAGACTCCCACCATGAGGTCTTATCCAATATACTTGGAAGGTTTCAGTTCTAACTCCTTTTTGTCagcattcattaaaaaaaaaaataataataaattaagaagaagaaaaaattcaatcttaTGTGTTTCTGTAAAATTTAAAACGGCTATAAGATAATTTCTGTGCTCCTACTACTTGCATCTTCAAGTTTTCTGTTCCTAGGTGTATCAAACCTCTTTGTCAGCGTGTAAGTTTATGCTCGTTTTAATTAAGGATTAAACTTCAGTACAATTGCTTAGGTGTTGTTACCTCATGTTCCCCATTTAAAGTTGATTTGAATTGTCCATGGGAAAGAACACCTTTTGTATTGCATTTGTCAATGCAACtatatggttgaatttaattggacaACTTAAAGTACTGCACATAAGGAATTGTATCCAAGTCTTGCCTATTCATAAAGGCCGTGAAGTATGCATATTGGAATAATGGCCATTTcttaatagtttaaacttttgggacaaatgataatttttcatgGTCATAGAGCAGATGGTATTGAGTTTGAAACCATAGTGGCAGTGGCGGTGGTCATAAAAATGGCCAAGGTTGTGTTTCGTAGTGCTTATTAGCAAACAAATCTGTGCGTGCACATGTGAATTTTGTATATTTGGCCCTTGTGCTGATTGTTTCCTACAAATGCATTTTCACCATTATTGCTTGTAAAGATATGAGACTGGGACCTAATTATGATATCAATTTGACAGCCATGAAGCTGCCAAGGAGTCAATTTTGTACAGCTACAAACATGGCTTTTCGGGTTTTGCTGCAGTCTTAACTGAGTCTCAAGCCAAGCTTATTGCAGGTGTTACAATGGTGGTGAACTGTGAACTCTGTTTTCTTATCAGACTTGACCTTTGCTAACAAGTATTTGTAATTAATAGTATCCTTTCTCATAAAACAATGCAGATTTCCCAGGAGTTGTCCGTGTAGTACCAAACCGAGTTCTTAGTCTGCAAACGACTAGAagttgggattttctccaaGTAAAGCCTCACATTGGGAATGGAATTCTTTCAATGAGTCATTCTGGAATCGGGTCTATTATTGGTGTCTTGGACACAGGTTAGTATGGGAATGCTGCATATGCTTGTAGATAATACAGGATCAGGCTTGATTTGTGCTCACTGTGTTGAACAGGAATCTGGCCTGAGTCTGAAAGCTTCAAAGATGAGGGAATGGGCAAGGTTCCATCTCGTTGGAAAGGCATATGCCAAATAGGAGAGAAGTTCAATCACTCTCACTGTAACAGGTTAATTcacttgatattttttattttttatttttcattttaaattaacTTTCCTGATTAAAGCATTGTCGTATGAGCAGAATTAATATATTGTTCAATAAGTTCTTTTgagaagaaaactcaaattTTGTAAGGTAATTGTAAAACATTCCAGCAATCAAGGTGAATGACAATGCGGCTTAGAGCAATGACTTTGTCTATCTAAGTTGAtgaaattatgaaaatgttCCACAACTTTGTCATCATGCAATTGAATTGTGCACTTTGAATTTCAGAATTATTGTTTGTTCGTACCATGACAGTCCATGTTTGAGTGGAAGAACCCGCCTTTCTATAAAGAAGTATAATTATCCTTAACTACTTACCGTTATGATTATTTGGGCAGAAAAATTATTGGTGCACGTTGGTATGTCAAAGGATATGAAGCTGAATTCGGAAAGCTAAATACAAGTGATGGGGTTGAATACTTATCTCCCCGAGATGCTGCAGGTCATGGTACTCACACGGCATCTACTGCAGCTGGTCTTCCTGTAGAAAATGCTAGTTTTATGGGATTAGCTCAAGGATTGGCAAGAGGGGGTGCTCCATCAGCTTGGCTAGCTGTCTACAAAGTTTGCTGGTCTAGTGGTGGCTGCAGCTCAGCTGACCTTCTTGCTGCATTTGATGATGCAATATTAGATGGTGTAGATGTGCTTTCAGTATCTCTTGGCTCACCACCTCCACTTCCTGCTTATGTTGAGGATGTTTTGTCCATTGGTTCCTTTCATGCTGTAACTAAAGGAATTTCTGTAGTATGCTCTGCTGGGAATTCTGGTCCTTATCCTCAGACTGTCATAAACACAGCTCCATGGATTATAACCGTAGCTGCAAGCACCATAGATAGAGCTTTCCCCACTGTGATCATTATGGGAAACAATCAAACTCTTGTGGTACTTCTTAAATTCCTTTCTGGCCATGAAAGTATGTGTTTTGCTTATATTGGAACAAGATAGAAACAAACTTCCAATAAAATATAACTGCAAAAATATAACCACAACTAATTCACCAAACCTAGAATCCATGTGTAAAACAAATATGCAGTTCAGTAATATGCCTGTTTCTGTGAAAGAAATGCAAATATTTGGGGTAATCCAACTTGTGATTTCTGTTAAATAGATTTGAGTAATATTGATAAATGGTGTCATATGAAGAGTCTGAATATGATCCTAGAACTGTTTTTTGTTAAATCATGCATAAATGCCTTTTCTCAAACTTCAGATTCATAGTGAAcagtctttttttcttattgatATTAAACTCTTTGTTGTATGGACCTAGAACTAGaagtaaattttagtttttaaacaggGTCAGGCTTTCCATACAATGAAAGATATGAACAAATTTCACCCTATTGTATATGGAGATGACATAGCAGCTTGCGGTGCAGTTGACGGCAGTGCAAGGTGCAATGCCTTACTATTTGCATCTTGTTGGCTTGAACTCTGAGTGAACCCTCTACTCTATGTTTGAAGATTCGTATTCTAATAGTGGGTACTTTTAACAGGAGTTGTGATTCAGGAACTCTAAATGCCACTTTAGCAAGAGGAAAAGTAGTTCTTTGTTTTCAATCTCGTTCACAGAGTTCAGCTATCGTTGCATTAAGTACTGTACTGGATGTTCAGGCTGCCGGTCTCATCTTTGCCCAGTTTCCAACGAAGGATGTTGCAATATCCTGGGATATCCCTTTTGTCCAAGTGGACTTTGCAATCGGGACATCTCTGCTCACTTACATGGGGATGACCAGGTAATTTTATCAGAGCAACTAAATCAAGCTGAATCCACCATGCAGAattgaaaataaacaaatctTGTGTCATGCATTTACCTGTTTTCATTAACTGTCCTTTTCTTTGGCAGTAATGATCCACTGTTAAGGCACCAAGAAGTTCTTTATAAAATTCTATGTTGTGTCGTTCCTAGTGGAAAAGAAGGCCGTTGTGCCTTATTATTTTCTGATCCAGATGATAAATGGTTTCACACTATTACAAATATCAAGGCTCAGTTCCATTATCCTAGTCCAAGTTTATTGTGTTAGGACTTACTTGTAGTGTAAGCCTTTAGTAACATTTCTTTTATTGCAAGTAAAGTAACTCTAGGGTAGTCTAGGTTTTATTGTACTATATATACCCTTCAATAGCTTCATTGTAACTAATAGATCTCAATGGTACAAATATAGTCACTAATGGCTAGGCTGTTAGGTTGAACCACGTTAATTTTAGTTCTagtttttatttctctctctcttctcacttTCACTCTTCATTTCaacatggtatttttttttttttctcttttcttgtttGGCCTCCCTACAAGCAGTGCTGTCCCTTATAGGTGTTTGCATCATCATTCAGGCATTACAAACTCCAATTCCATGCCTTCAGGGTATTTGTTTGAGTCATAAATCACACCTCTCAAAAGATTAGTATTAAATCTTCAAAAACATCTCACCCATGAGTCTCTCAAGCGTAGATACACATCTCAAACCAATTATTGACCAACCACTAGTGACGTTGTCCACAGTTGATGTAATCATTCTGGTTGTTGATATCGCCACCACCTAGATACATGGAACACTTTCATTTGCTGATTCATCATTCTAGCTGCTGGTACAATCATCATCCATCCATAGCAGCCACCTTCCATCGCCAACCATTGCCTTTTGTTTATGTGTTCCATTCCAGGAAGAGCAAGGCCCTCTGCATATCAAATCCAGTCCAATGTGGTCCTATTTCCCTTAATAGTCTTACATTCTAAactcaaggtttcttcaagaTTCCCCTTAAGGTTGAGTGGGGGTATTAGAGGCATCCACACCCAATGCTATTCAAGGCCGAAGTCCATTAAAACAGCCCAGGTTCATTATACTAGGTTTTTGTTATAGTGTAAGTGAAAAAAATCCTAATCTTACTTTTAGTGCAAGTAAAGTAACCCTAGGGTTTTACTTTATTATATGTACTCGTCAAtaggttcattgtaacacagatctcattaaaaaaaagatgtaacCATGAAGAGCTTTCTATTGTGGATGTAGGCCATCAGGTAAAACCACATTAACTTTTCTTCCGTcctctatttctctctcctcacttTCACTCTTAATTCATACATCAATTCTAATAAACACTATTTAATATGATGCCAAAAAAATTGCCCTTTGTTTCATCAGCAGCAGTATGCCCTTGTTCTTGGGAACTGTGAACTTCCAAACTTCAAGAGGGCTATGGGAAAGGTTGATATAGTTATATCTTGAATGCATAGAACAGATTTGAGTTTAAAATAGACAGATAAAAATTGTCTGTAATTTGTTATCTGTGTCAAAAGTGTCTGATTTAGTGATTTGTAGACACAAAGAACTTGTACTAATAAATGGCCCAAAATAATCTGCTTTGttcctaaattttcttttggcttGTTAATGACCTACTGAAATGTTTATTCAACAGCAATCCCGTAGTCAAGTTTAGCCTAACGAAAACAGCTGTGGGACAGCAGATTTCTCCAGAAGTGGCATTCTTCTCGTCTCGAGGACCCAGTTCCTTATCTCCATCTGTATTGAAGGTACTGAAAATATTTCAGAAAATGGTTTATACTTTGATTCTCACATATGATGTATTTGAATGTTGTTGCAGCCTGATATTGCTGCTCCTGGGGTTAATATCTTGGCCTCCTGGTCCCCTGCTTCTCCCCTCCCTACGGCTATGACTCAACCACCTCCACTCAACTTCAATATTGAATCGGGGACCTCCATGGCTTGTCCACATATATCTGGCATTGTGGCTCTTCTTAAAGCTATCCATCCAACATGGAGCCCTGCTGCAATCAAGTCTGCACTGGTCACTACAGGTTGACAAAAAAAGTTTACTGGCATTTTATTTCCTCATAAATTTATGTACACAGCTGATTCTCTTGTCTCTTGTATAGCTTCTTTGGAAGATGAATATGGTCAGTGTATTGTGGCTGAGGGAGCTCCCCATAAGAAGGCAGACCCATTCGACTATGGAGGTGGTCATGTTGATCCTAATAAAGCCATAGCTCCTGGTCTCATATATGACATGGGGTTCTCAGATTATTACCATTTTCTTTGCGCAATGGGCTACAATAATTCTGCCATCAGTTCGATTACTAAGGCTCGCATCCATTGCCGCAAATCAGCCAACTTCCTTGCAAATCTTAATCTGCCCTCTATTACTATTCCTGAGCTGAAGAAGAAGTTAACTGTGTCAagaacagtcacaaatgttgGTCCAGTTAACTCTGTTTACACTGCTCTGGTTCAAGCCCCAGCAGGCACCGATGTGATAGTTGAGCCATCAAGTTTGTTCTTTAATTCTACAATAAGGAAGCTAAAGTTCAAGGTTACTTTCCACTCCCAGCTAAGAGTTCAAGGAAGATACTCATTTGGCAATCTTCTTTGGAAAGATGGTTTCCATGTAGTGAGAATACCATTGATAGTTAGGACTGTCATACAAGATTTTTATGCAGAAACATGATGCTTGTTGCCACCAACTGCTTCTCTTTGTATCAATAAATTATCATTGATGATTAATAATCTGTTAACCTCATATTGCTGATTCATTTTCAGGTAACTAGTTAAATGAATCTACCTTTTAAGATGTTGACTTTAAGAGTCAGGCCACCTTGTGAAATTGAGAGCTCACGCTTCTTCCACTATGAAATCATTTCAAGTTGTTGTTATGCTATTAGCCAAATGAGTTTGCTTGTAAAGTGCTTGACTTCAATGACTAACTCATGAAACACACATGATTACAATGGGTCAATAACCTTATGATTTCATTCTTAAATCTTGTGCACTTATAGAAAATGGATATTCACCGGTGAGGTTGAGAGGATTGAGAGCCCTGGCTTATTCAAAAACGAATCTGTTCAAACTTTTAGTAACCATTCAAATGATTTCCATTTAAAGCTATTAATACCCAATAAAAGAAGGCCTTCATAATCAatgtttaccattttttttttttgagctcaGTTAGAAATCCTAATTTAATGAACCTAATATGCTACCCCCACCCCTCCCCATCCAAGACCACTCGAACCTGGGTCCTCAAACCCCACAAGCCTTTAAGGCTTGGGGGAGTACTACTCTGCCCAACGTGCGGTGGTAATGTTTACCAAATTTCTAGTTCTACATAAATGTAGCTCAATACATTGTGTCAATTAAGAAAACTTCCGCAAgtatagaccacttgacttcaAATACATTGGACATCAACAATACATAAATGCAATTGCTCTTACATTAACCGAgaggaaaattacactttattcttttttgttttttgatttgtaacaaaataattcaataattggggTAGGATGATTTGAACCATGAATGTTTGTTAAAAACACTTGGAGGTACTAGTTAAGCTCTTGGCCAATTACAACTGATTCTAAGAGTCCGTTTGaaaacaacttatttaattgaaactgaaaactttttactgaaaatacgataaaaaaaaagctaaaagctagtTATATAATAtagtgggacccataaatagttgcaaaaaaaaactaaaaactttaaataaGCTTTAGTTTCATCAAATTCCAAATGCACTCTAAGCATGAaagttttttaaattactttattttacAAGGATATGaactaaaactacaaaatagaaatttatgAAATATTCGAGTGAAGTCGTCTagttttttaagagataaagtttcaaattgaataataataataataataataataataataataataataataataataataataataggagtaatgctatagacacaaactattttataatatttttacaaactgatataattttaacattttctaaataattattggtaagcaaaaatgtgatgttagtggtggactcatattaaaattagtaagaatttgtcacatcaatattcaatagtttataaaattgttgtaaaatcttcttctaataataataataataagtatcttgaaaaaaataataaaagtgaatggttaatataatataatttgacCTAAATGCATTGATTTAAACTTTTGATATCGACAGTGCCATAACTCATAACTACTCTCACAACccttcaagaagaaagaagaaaaatttcatGTTAGTTCCACCCACCCATggtttgagaaaagaaaactatatGATCATTATTAGACTAAATACTAATGTGATAAGCAATCCTGGATTGCCTTCCAAGTCTGGTGTCTACCCCATTTTAGGCGTTGCTCCTGCCAAGTCTCTTTCTTGTTGGTTATCGATGGTTCAAAATGGACACTTGTCTTTAATGCTTTTTGGTCCTAGAAGTGTAGTTGCCTTCGGCTGTTCTTATGGGTAGTTGCTTTTATTTATCGTTTTCTTATGCTGTCATTCATTACTTGTAATCTTCAGACGGTTACTTTGTAACCTATTTAGATGACTTGTCATTTTTTCCTGTAACCAGCTGTCTTTATTGTCTACATATCAGTAGTCGCTTGTTTCTTACTTTACCCTATTATATGGCTTTGTTTCTCTAGTCAATCAGACAATCACTCATAAATAAGTTCAAGGACACCAAATTAATGGGTAtcctaaaagaaaattaaattcaatctaaGTGTTTGAATCTAATTGGAGAATCTAATGTACCACATTTAAAAAGTTTCCGACTTtttgtatctaagttttaacttttaaccaTCATTTTCACACTATTGAAATAAGTctgaatttggtaaggatggagtgtaaaattcatattttatatcATTCAATAAGAGATTATCATATCAACTTTTTACATATCATCTATTAATTCGAGATAATACCCATGTTAATAAGCAATGACACTTGGCCCATTTGTGTGACTACTTTCGCAGTTATCAATTAAACATATGTTAACCTGCCATTAAGCAAAtttcaaatagtaaataatcgACTTGCTTCAAAAGAAGATTGAGAGCTTAATTTGGTTATTAGTTTCTATATAAACTCGTTGTAAATAATGGTTTCAAAATGACTCCCagattcaaaagaaaattgagagcTTAATTTGGTTTAGGAGTGTGCAGCCAACCCACCGACCGACCAAAACCGACCCGACCCAATCCAACCCGCCGGGTTGGGTCAGTTTTTAGGGCTTggtgagttgggttgggttacaaattttttttttttttttatatagcaggtcgggttgggtttgggtcataaaattccaaactcgtcaaacccgacccgacccgacccgatccaccatatatttaaaatattttatataattaatatatattttttaaataactagCTCTTCCTCTTATCTTATATAAAAGccaatattaatgtatattagttcatatattaatgtataactGAGTTGGAATATTAgttcatatattaatgtatattttgtttatcaacttaGTGACAtgtgtgatatatttttttctgctaaatttaataataatagtaataaaaaaaaattgtcaaatccATGGGTTCAatccgacccaacccgacccatagttgggttgaattttttttaggttaggTCAAAAAATTCCCTTAACTCGATTCATGTACACCCctaatttgattattttctcaACATCTTTGTTAGAGATATGTTATATATTAGCCCAATAGTATAGGCTTAAACCCAATCTTATTTTGTGCACAAGCTTatcagagagagaagaagacaTTTTACTAGAGGCCAAGAACCAAGGTTGGCTCTGATACAATGTGGACGAGGGTTTTAGACTGTACTAATGAGCTAATATACAGTATATCTCTAACAATCTTCGTTGTCCTAATAATCCTTTTTTGCTGGTTTTGTAAGAATCTTAGTTGGTGTTAATGacaaatcacaaaatttttcTGTCCAGTCGTACAATGTCTTTTTATGAAATTTAAGTGAATGCTGAGTCACACCTAACATCTCAGTGGTTGAGAAATAATATCTATGGTGGGCACAGGGCATGATATTCAAGGCAATTGTTAGGCTTGTACCGACCTGTGTGGCTGTGTTTGAGACCCTATTGGGTTTGTGCTTATCCACTAATCTGTGTttgtctcttctttttttttttttttttttttttgggctgaaaCACTAATCTCTGTTTGATGAAGTTAATGTACCTTGTACGCAAAAGGGGAATCCATAGCTTGGAGTTAGCTCAACTTGACTTGATTTACTGCCAGCCTGCCATGCTTTGCATGATTGCATTCCTTCTCGTGAGTGTCATAAAAGAAACCATATCTGTCATTATAGTTAGCTTTACTCATGAGAATAATAAGATACTCGAAAAATTCATGGATATCCacattataattaataaaaaaattaataaaaaatgctttACACAAGTGGATCTTTGGCATGTCCATGTTGTGCAATTAATTGCATTGACTTGCGGCAcagtttttccttttactctACTAAAGATTCGAACCCACTAGCAAAGTTTCGTTCATGCATCCTTCGGCAAAATTTAgctttaaaattatgaaaatgctAAGAGCATCAACAGTGGGCTCCTCAAATgccaaattgtaaaaatatttggcatttgggccCAAATTATTCCAGCAATGGGAGAGCTATATCTGAGACCGGCCAAATTATTTTGGCATAATGCTACAGTGCGATCTCATATGTGAGATCGCACTGTAGCGCTATGCcatccaaaaataatttattttaatagtgCACAGTCGTGGCAGGATGACcgttgaattgaaattgaaaagaaatgcaaGCAGTTGGAAAAGGGAATAGttgattttgaaaacaaaaaaggtg
This genomic window contains:
- the LOC115968758 gene encoding subtilisin-like protease SBT3.9 isoform X1 → MVGYRVQRSLMASLWIHSIILLVLALQLQPLVHVALASTNVHIVYMGERQHDEPELVQDSHHEVLSNILGSHEAAKESILYSYKHGFSGFAAVLTESQAKLIADFPGVVRVVPNRVLSLQTTRSWDFLQVKPHIGNGILSMSHSGIGSIIGVLDTGIWPESESFKDEGMGKVPSRWKGICQIGEKFNHSHCNRKIIGARWYVKGYEAEFGKLNTSDGVEYLSPRDAAGHGTHTASTAAGLPVENASFMGLAQGLARGGAPSAWLAVYKVCWSSGGCSSADLLAAFDDAILDGVDVLSVSLGSPPPLPAYVEDVLSIGSFHAVTKGISVVCSAGNSGPYPQTVINTAPWIITVAASTIDRAFPTVIIMGNNQTLVGQAFHTMKDMNKFHPIVYGDDIAACGAVDGSARSCDSGTLNATLARGKVVLCFQSRSQSSAIVALSTVLDVQAAGLIFAQFPTKDVAISWDIPFVQVDFAIGTSLLTYMGMTSNPVVKFSLTKTAVGQQISPEVAFFSSRGPSSLSPSVLKPDIAAPGVNILASWSPASPLPTAMTQPPPLNFNIESGTSMACPHISGIVALLKAIHPTWSPAAIKSALVTTASLEDEYGQCIVAEGAPHKKADPFDYGGGHVDPNKAIAPGLIYDMGFSDYYHFLCAMGYNNSAISSITKARIHCRKSANFLANLNLPSITIPELKKKLTVSRTVTNVGPVNSVYTALVQAPAGTDVIVEPSSLFFNSTIRKLKFKVTFHSQLRVQGRYSFGNLLWKDGFHVVRIPLIVRTVIQDFYAET
- the LOC115968758 gene encoding subtilisin-like protease SBT3.9 isoform X2 is translated as MSHSGIGSIIGVLDTGIWPESESFKDEGMGKVPSRWKGICQIGEKFNHSHCNRKIIGARWYVKGYEAEFGKLNTSDGVEYLSPRDAAGHGTHTASTAAGLPVENASFMGLAQGLARGGAPSAWLAVYKVCWSSGGCSSADLLAAFDDAILDGVDVLSVSLGSPPPLPAYVEDVLSIGSFHAVTKGISVVCSAGNSGPYPQTVINTAPWIITVAASTIDRAFPTVIIMGNNQTLVGQAFHTMKDMNKFHPIVYGDDIAACGAVDGSARSCDSGTLNATLARGKVVLCFQSRSQSSAIVALSTVLDVQAAGLIFAQFPTKDVAISWDIPFVQVDFAIGTSLLTYMGMTSNPVVKFSLTKTAVGQQISPEVAFFSSRGPSSLSPSVLKPDIAAPGVNILASWSPASPLPTAMTQPPPLNFNIESGTSMACPHISGIVALLKAIHPTWSPAAIKSALVTTASLEDEYGQCIVAEGAPHKKADPFDYGGGHVDPNKAIAPGLIYDMGFSDYYHFLCAMGYNNSAISSITKARIHCRKSANFLANLNLPSITIPELKKKLTVSRTVTNVGPVNSVYTALVQAPAGTDVIVEPSSLFFNSTIRKLKFKVTFHSQLRVQGRYSFGNLLWKDGFHVVRIPLIVRTVIQDFYAET